One Kwoniella dejecticola CBS 10117 chromosome 10, complete sequence DNA window includes the following coding sequences:
- a CDS encoding pre-rRNA-processing protein PNO1 yields the protein MAHKSHRQKALQAQLEAQPAVSLVSQKSKKPSVPKPTESMDVDDDDVLIQSSSADAGPSNATVTGGAAAEGSSSGSGFKPLPQSQTNGVLKGEFRRIPIPPHRMTPLKKEWVNLYTPMVDMLGLQVRMNTMRRSVELKTSGHTVDTGAIQKGADFVKAFSLGFEVNDALALLRLDDLYLDSFEIKDVKTLHGDHLSRAIGRIAGEGGKVKFSIENASRTRIVLADTHIHILGSVQNIKIARDAIVSLILGSPPGKVYAHLKMVGARMKQRF from the exons ATGGCCCATAAATCCCACAGACAAAAGGCACTCCAAGCCCAACTTGAAGCCCAACCTGCCGTCTCGCTCGTCTCtcagaagagcaagaaacCATCCGTGCCGAAACCCACCGAGTCGATGGATGTagatgacgacgatgtcCTTATtcaatcctcttctgcaGATGCAGGACCTTCTAATGCTACTGTCACTGGCGGTGCCGCTGCAGAAGGATCATCGTCAGGCTCAGGTTTTAAGCCATTACCACAATCGCAGACCAACGGTGTGCTCAAGGGTGAATTCCGACGAATACCTATCCCGCCCCATCGGATGACAccgctcaagaaggaatggGTCAACCTGTATACGCCcatggtggatatgctggGGTTACAGGTGAGGATGAATACGATGCGAAGATCGGTCgagctcaag ACATCGGGCCATACCGTAGATACGGGAGCTATACAGAAAGGAGCGGACTTCGTCAAAGCTTTCTCGCTTGGTTTCGAGGTGAAC GACGCTTTGGCCTTGTTGAGACTAGATGATTTGTATCTCGACTCgttcgagatcaaggacgTCAAGACCTTACACGGAGATCATCTGTCGAGAGCTATCG GTCGTATAGCGGGAGAAGGCGGTAAAGTGAAATTCTCGATCGAGAACGCAAGTCGAACACGTATAGTCTTGGCCGATAC GCATATACATATTCTAGGCTCGGTGCAGAATATCAAAATTGCAAGGGATGCAATTGTATCTCTGATTCTTGGTTCTCCTCCAG GCAAAGTGTACGCTCATTTGAAGATGGTCGGGGCCAGGATGAAGCAGCGATTCTAG
- a CDS encoding eukaryotic translation initiation factor 3 subunit I, translated as MKPIILQGHERSLTQIVFNSEGDLLFSASKDSVVNAWFTSNGERLGTFGGIKGDGGHNGTVWTVAVDSQTRFLITGAADNTMKLWEIATGKCLFTWDFLTAVKRVAWNEEDDTILSITEQRSGQPSIIRIYKINRDEPTMQTTTPITTMTLSGSKATVALWTPLSEYILTGHESGKVAKYDVKSGEEVNYVDDAHKGEITDIQSSPDGTYFITSSKDKTARIFDSETLEEMKVFPTETPLNSACIAPLRPYIILGGGQDAMSVTTTSQRAGKFESRFWHKLFEEEVGRVKGHFGPINTLAVHPQGKAYASGAEDGFVRVHWFDESYFRSRPFGDLEPEVEV; from the exons ATG AAACCGATCATTTTACAAGGCCACGAGCGTTCCCTCACTCAAATCGTCTTCAACTCCGAAGGGGATCTGCTGTTCTCAGCATCGAAAGATTCGGTAGTCAATGCTTGGTTCACTTCAAATGGAGAGAGGCTGGGCACGTTCGGCGGCATcaagggagatggaggacaTAATGGTACGGTGTGGACTGTAGCTGTGGACT CTCAAACCCGATTCCTTATAACTGGAGCAGCGGACAACACGATGAAGTTGTGGGAGATCGCCACGGGGAAATGTCTGTTCACTTGGGATTTCTTGACTGCCGTCAAGCGAGTTGCGTGGAA cgaggaagacgataccATCTTGTCGATTACGGAACAACGAAGTGGTCAACCTTCAATCATCAGGATATATAAGATCAACAGGGACGAGCCTACTATGC AAACAACAACACCTATAACGACGATGACTCTCAGCGGATCAAAAGCGACAGTAGCCCTGTGGACACCGTTATCAGAGTACATCTTGACGGGACACGAGTCTGGGAAAGTAGCCAAGTACGATGTGAAAtcgggagaagaagtgaactACGTGGACGACGCTCATAAAGGAGAAATCACCGATATTCAGTCAAGTCCGGATGGTACTTACTTTATCACTTCTAGTAAGGATAAGACTGCACGA ATCTTCGACTCGGAAACtttggaagagatgaaagtgTTCCCTACCGAAACTCCGCTGAATAGTGCTTGTATCGCCCCACTACGACCATAC ATCATCCTTGGAGGTGGTCAAGATGCTATGTCCGTGACTACCACCTCCCAGCGTGCGGGTAAATTCGAGTCGAGGTTCTGGCATAAATTgttcgaggaggaagtgggtCGAGTTAAAGGACATTT CGGTCCAATCAATACCCTTGCTGTGCACCCTCAAGGAAAAGCTTATGCCTCAGGCGCGGAAGATGGGTTCGTCAGAGTCCACTGGTTCGACGAGAGTTACTTCAGATCGAGGCCTTTTGGAGACCTCGAGCCGGAGGTTGAGGTGTAG